Proteins found in one Bordetella genomosp. 11 genomic segment:
- a CDS encoding FAD binding domain-containing protein — MKPSVFTYHDPRTIDDAVGLVGRLENARPLAGGQSLMAMINMRFVQPDHIIDLNRVEGLAGIAESAEEISIGAMTRQRELEFSPLIAARLPLMSEALLHVGHRQTRNRGTLGGSLCHLDPAAEMVAVAAAFDAVVQVAGPNGRREIPFQEFPLGFMMPAIDADELVTGVRYPLWPQGHGSAFVEFSRRHGDFAIVSAAALVMLDGRGQVARAALALGGVGTAPLRMTEVESMLLGNVPSEALVRDAAERCRNIDALDDALVTAAYRRSLAAVMARRALVAACTRAGAHFPQTPTQA, encoded by the coding sequence ATGAAACCTTCGGTCTTTACCTATCACGACCCCCGCACCATCGACGACGCCGTCGGCCTGGTCGGCCGCCTGGAGAACGCGCGTCCGTTGGCGGGCGGCCAATCGCTCATGGCGATGATCAATATGCGCTTCGTGCAGCCCGATCACATCATCGACCTGAACCGCGTCGAAGGCCTGGCGGGTATCGCGGAATCCGCCGAAGAAATATCCATCGGCGCCATGACGCGCCAGCGCGAGCTGGAATTCTCGCCGCTCATTGCCGCGCGCCTTCCGCTGATGAGCGAGGCCTTGCTGCACGTGGGCCATCGCCAGACGCGCAATCGCGGCACGCTGGGCGGCTCCCTGTGCCACCTGGATCCAGCCGCCGAAATGGTGGCCGTCGCCGCGGCCTTCGATGCGGTCGTCCAGGTGGCGGGCCCCAACGGCCGCCGCGAGATTCCTTTCCAGGAATTCCCGCTGGGCTTCATGATGCCCGCCATCGACGCCGACGAACTGGTCACCGGCGTGCGCTACCCCCTGTGGCCGCAGGGGCATGGTTCCGCATTCGTCGAATTTTCCAGGCGCCATGGCGACTTCGCCATCGTGTCGGCGGCGGCGCTGGTCATGCTGGACGGCCGGGGCCAGGTCGCCCGGGCCGCGCTTGCCTTGGGTGGCGTCGGCACCGCGCCGCTGCGCATGACAGAGGTCGAAAGCATGCTGCTGGGCAACGTGCCGTCCGAGGCGCTGGTGCGCGATGCGGCCGAGCGCTGTCGCAATATCGATGCGCTGGACGATGCGCTGGTCACCGCCGCCTACCGGCGCAGCCTGGCTGCCGTCATGGCGCGGCGCGCGCTGGTCGCGGCCTGCACGCGCGCGGGCGCCCATTTTCCGCAAACCCCTACGCAGGCATGA
- a CDS encoding (2Fe-2S)-binding protein translates to MSTIVDEQTRNISVRINGQAYESEVRVRHTLADYLRHQLNLTGTHVGCEHGVCGACTVLMDGLSTRACLTLAVQADGHAITTVEGLACDGRLHPLQQALSEEHGLQCGFCTPGMLTTLAELLQANPDPSEEDVRVAISGNLCRCTGYEGIVKATLAAAAKIRAQGVSA, encoded by the coding sequence ATGAGCACGATCGTCGACGAACAAACACGCAATATTTCCGTGCGCATCAACGGCCAGGCGTACGAGTCGGAGGTGCGCGTGCGGCACACCCTGGCCGACTACCTGCGCCATCAACTGAACCTGACCGGTACCCACGTCGGTTGCGAGCACGGTGTGTGCGGCGCATGCACGGTGCTGATGGACGGCCTGTCCACGCGCGCGTGCCTGACGCTGGCCGTGCAGGCTGACGGCCACGCCATCACCACTGTCGAAGGCCTGGCCTGCGACGGCCGCCTGCATCCGCTGCAGCAGGCGCTGAGCGAAGAGCATGGGCTGCAATGCGGCTTCTGTACGCCCGGCATGCTGACCACGCTGGCCGAACTGCTGCAGGCGAATCCCGACCCCAGCGAAGAGGACGTGCGCGTGGCGATCTCCGGCAACCTGTGCCGCTGCACGGGCTACGAAGGCATCGTGAAGGCCACGCTGGCCGCCGCCGCGAAGATCCGCGCGCAAGGAGTTTCCGCATGA
- a CDS encoding xanthine dehydrogenase family protein molybdopterin-binding subunit, whose translation MSPPDSPRGDFPIAKDDPAAGHQHAAGKTFGRSVKRLEDHALLTGTARFVDDIQAPGMLHAAFVRSSHAHAAIRGIDTAAAAAAPGVHAVFTLEDLRPYLATTDLVTALPSPSFRMSLHRPVLAHTEAAYVGEAIAVVIAEDRYLAEDAAALVEVDADPLPVVGDCRTALDEGAPTVHSSAPHNLVAEFDLSYGDVDAAFDAAPHVFGESLAQHRGGSHSIECRGVVARYEPLDDVLTVWSSTQTPLPARQILCDLLGRGPDQVRVVVPDVGGGFGPKLVFYPEEAVTAVAALILRRPVKWIEDRREHFTATTQERDQIWDVEIAVDDEARILGVRGTLLHDHGAYNVRGTNVPYGAAAAMTLAYRVPVYRLDIKCVATNRVPVTPVRGAGQPQGVFAMERLLDRVARELRLDRAEVRRRNLVPAELMPYPTPMKTRGGMQVVLDSGDYPRCQAMALERAGWASFAGRQAVARAQGKRLGIGVANSVEGTGRGPYEQIKVHVGTTGAIHVYSAAAAMGQSTRTMLAQVVAEQLGGDMDNIMVVAGDSANGTLGFGGFNSRQAVMAGSSAHKAALEVRRQVLEVAATVMQLPVADLDIEGREVVAKNAQARRTLAELARAAAGMPGFLMPGPGPAMQAMEHVVINDMAYGNATAVAEVEVDAETGEVKLRNIVFSHDCGRVIHPKVVEGQLLGGIAHGVGNALFEKMAFDENGQPLTTNLAEYLLVTATEMPPIALAHMESPTPLNALGIKGVGEAGVLPMAAAIASAVEHALEDCGVRITQVPISPVELLAAIEAARQ comes from the coding sequence ATGAGCCCGCCCGACAGCCCGCGCGGTGACTTTCCCATCGCCAAGGACGACCCGGCCGCCGGCCACCAGCATGCCGCCGGAAAAACCTTCGGACGCAGTGTGAAGCGCCTCGAGGACCACGCCTTGCTGACCGGCACGGCGCGTTTCGTCGACGACATCCAGGCCCCCGGCATGCTGCACGCCGCTTTCGTGCGCAGTTCGCACGCGCACGCCGCCATCCGCGGCATCGATACCGCGGCCGCGGCTGCCGCGCCGGGCGTGCATGCGGTCTTCACGCTGGAAGACCTGCGGCCCTACCTGGCCACCACGGACCTGGTCACGGCGCTGCCCAGCCCCAGCTTCCGCATGAGCCTGCACCGCCCTGTGCTGGCGCATACCGAGGCGGCCTACGTGGGCGAGGCCATCGCCGTCGTCATCGCGGAAGACCGCTACCTGGCCGAGGATGCCGCGGCGCTGGTCGAAGTGGATGCCGACCCCTTGCCCGTGGTCGGCGATTGCCGCACCGCCCTGGACGAAGGCGCGCCCACCGTGCACAGCAGCGCGCCGCACAACCTGGTCGCGGAATTCGACCTGTCCTATGGCGACGTGGATGCGGCTTTCGACGCCGCGCCGCATGTCTTCGGCGAATCGCTGGCGCAGCATCGCGGCGGCAGCCATTCCATCGAATGCCGCGGGGTGGTGGCGCGCTACGAACCGCTGGACGACGTGCTGACCGTGTGGAGTTCCACGCAGACACCGCTGCCCGCCAGGCAGATCCTGTGCGACCTGCTGGGGCGCGGACCCGACCAGGTGCGCGTGGTGGTCCCCGACGTGGGCGGCGGGTTCGGCCCCAAACTGGTGTTCTACCCGGAAGAGGCAGTCACGGCGGTCGCCGCGTTGATCCTGCGACGTCCGGTAAAGTGGATCGAAGACCGCCGCGAGCATTTCACGGCCACCACGCAGGAACGCGACCAGATCTGGGATGTCGAGATCGCCGTCGATGACGAGGCGCGCATCCTGGGCGTGCGAGGCACCTTGCTGCACGACCACGGTGCCTACAACGTGCGCGGCACCAATGTGCCTTACGGCGCCGCCGCGGCGATGACGCTGGCCTACCGCGTGCCCGTGTATCGCCTGGACATCAAGTGCGTGGCCACCAACCGCGTCCCCGTCACGCCGGTGCGCGGGGCCGGCCAGCCCCAGGGCGTATTCGCCATGGAACGCCTGCTGGACCGCGTGGCCCGCGAACTGCGGCTGGACCGTGCCGAGGTGCGCCGGCGCAACTTGGTGCCGGCCGAACTCATGCCTTATCCCACGCCCATGAAAACGCGCGGCGGCATGCAGGTGGTGCTGGACAGCGGCGACTATCCGCGCTGCCAGGCCATGGCGCTGGAACGCGCGGGCTGGGCTTCCTTTGCCGGCCGCCAGGCGGTGGCGCGTGCGCAAGGCAAGCGGCTGGGTATCGGCGTGGCCAATTCGGTGGAAGGCACCGGCCGCGGCCCCTACGAACAGATCAAGGTGCATGTCGGCACGACGGGCGCGATCCACGTGTACTCCGCCGCCGCGGCCATGGGACAGAGCACGCGGACCATGCTTGCGCAGGTGGTCGCCGAGCAACTGGGCGGCGACATGGACAACATCATGGTCGTGGCCGGCGACAGCGCCAACGGCACGCTGGGTTTCGGCGGTTTCAACAGCCGCCAGGCCGTCATGGCGGGCAGCTCTGCCCACAAGGCCGCGCTGGAAGTGCGTCGTCAGGTCCTTGAGGTGGCCGCCACGGTGATGCAGCTGCCCGTCGCGGACCTCGACATCGAAGGCCGCGAAGTCGTCGCGAAGAACGCGCAGGCGCGGCGTACGCTGGCGGAGCTGGCGCGTGCCGCCGCCGGCATGCCCGGTTTCCTAATGCCCGGCCCGGGACCCGCGATGCAAGCCATGGAGCACGTCGTCATCAACGACATGGCCTACGGCAACGCCACCGCCGTGGCCGAAGTGGAGGTCGACGCCGAAACCGGCGAGGTGAAGCTGCGCAACATCGTCTTCTCGCACGATTGCGGCCGCGTCATCCACCCCAAGGTGGTAGAGGGGCAATTGCTGGGCGGCATCGCGCACGGCGTGGGCAACGCCTTGTTCGAGAAGATGGCTTTCGACGAGAACGGCCAGCCGCTTACCACCAACCTGGCCGAATACCTGCTGGTCACCGCGACGGAAATGCCGCCCATAGCTCTCGCTCACATGGAGTCGCCCACCCCGCTGAACGCGTTGGGTATCAAGGGCGTCGGCGAAGCTGGCGTGCTACCGATGGCGGCCGCCATCGCATCGGCCGTCGAACACGCGCTGGAAGATTGCGGCGTGCGCATCACCCAGGTGCCGATCTCGCCAGTGGAGCTGTTGGCAGCGATCGAGGCCGCGCGGCAATAG
- a CDS encoding MFS transporter: protein MPRQALVLLLLAFTQVIGWGVVGILPVLAGPIARDLQTSLPSVFLGTSIMYVAMGAAAPVAIRIFRRLGTRSAMALGAAGIGAGLGLLALAPDILAYWAAWALIGVAGATFLTTAAYAYLAEYAPDRARGHIGTLMLVTGLAGSLFLPITAWLEHLIGWRTSLLAYVALMLLVCPLLRFSLPPTVTAPMPSTARHGERPRPVFALLAGAIALNSFVTFGIQAVCVPLLQAMGMGFSRAVLIASLLGIFKVAGRVLDLAGGPRWDGLSTGVVAGALMPLGLAALWLGGAALWPVGVFLLLFGVGSGAFAVARATMPLVFYDKAGYAAAMATIAVPMNLINALAPPALATALDGIGAAATFALLGGLSAMAFVLLLGLRTLRG from the coding sequence ATGCCCCGCCAGGCCCTTGTCCTGCTGCTCCTCGCGTTCACCCAAGTCATTGGCTGGGGCGTGGTCGGCATACTGCCGGTCCTGGCTGGACCGATCGCGCGGGACCTGCAGACTTCGCTGCCGTCGGTCTTCCTGGGGACATCGATCATGTATGTGGCAATGGGCGCCGCCGCGCCTGTGGCCATCCGTATCTTTCGGCGGCTGGGCACCCGCTCGGCTATGGCATTGGGGGCCGCCGGCATCGGGGCGGGCCTGGGCCTGCTGGCCCTGGCGCCGGACATCCTGGCCTACTGGGCCGCCTGGGCGCTGATCGGCGTGGCGGGCGCCACTTTCCTGACCACCGCGGCGTACGCCTACCTGGCCGAGTACGCGCCGGACCGGGCGCGAGGCCATATCGGAACGTTGATGCTCGTGACGGGGCTGGCCGGCAGCCTCTTCCTGCCCATCACGGCCTGGCTTGAACACCTCATCGGCTGGCGCACGTCTCTACTGGCCTACGTGGCCCTCATGCTGCTTGTTTGCCCGCTGCTGCGCTTCAGCCTCCCACCGACCGTCACCGCGCCCATGCCGTCGACTGCGCGCCACGGCGAGCGGCCGAGACCCGTGTTCGCGCTGTTGGCCGGCGCGATCGCGCTGAATAGCTTCGTCACCTTCGGCATCCAAGCCGTGTGCGTCCCGCTGCTGCAGGCGATGGGCATGGGCTTCAGCCGGGCGGTTCTGATCGCCTCGTTATTGGGGATCTTTAAGGTGGCGGGTCGCGTGCTCGACCTGGCCGGCGGTCCGCGCTGGGACGGCCTATCCACCGGCGTCGTGGCGGGCGCGCTGATGCCGCTGGGCTTGGCCGCGTTGTGGCTCGGCGGAGCCGCACTGTGGCCGGTCGGCGTGTTCCTGCTGCTGTTCGGCGTGGGCAGCGGCGCTTTCGCGGTGGCGCGCGCCACCATGCCGCTGGTTTTCTATGACAAGGCCGGCTATGCGGCAGCGATGGCGACCATCGCTGTTCCGATGAACCTGATCAACGCGCTTGCCCCGCCCGCATTGGCCACCGCCCTGGACGGCATCGGCGCAGCAGCGACCTTCGCGCTCCTGGGCGGTTTGAGCGCTATGGCATTCGTGCTATTGCTAGGGCTGCGGACCTTGCGTGGCTAA
- a CDS encoding aromatic alcohol reductase, translating into MSKGNSILVLGAGELGMAMLRVLARRAALKADLSLAVLLRPSTIASSDPEKSKDVAELRGLDIEFVEGDLAAQTDEELATTFARFNTVISCTGFAGGRGVQRKIARAALAAGVRRYLPWQFGVDYDVIGRDSAQDLFDEQLDVRELLRSQTRTEWIIVSTGMFTSFLFDPAFGVVDLAEHTVNALGSWDNAVTVTTPEDIATLTAEILFAEPRISNQVVYVAGDTVTYRQVADTVDEVLGIKVRRKEWTVPDLIRQWDEKPQDALRKYRVVFAQGRGVAWDMKRTFNAQRNIRVCGLDEWARDNLSFMPVTA; encoded by the coding sequence ATGTCAAAAGGGAATTCAATTCTGGTCCTGGGTGCCGGCGAACTCGGCATGGCGATGCTGCGCGTGCTTGCGCGGCGCGCTGCGCTCAAGGCCGATCTGTCGCTCGCTGTGCTGCTTCGTCCTTCGACGATCGCGTCCAGCGACCCGGAAAAGAGCAAGGACGTGGCTGAACTACGTGGCCTGGATATCGAATTCGTCGAAGGAGACCTGGCGGCGCAGACTGATGAAGAACTCGCAACGACCTTCGCCCGGTTCAACACCGTTATCTCGTGCACGGGATTTGCCGGCGGCCGGGGCGTGCAGCGCAAAATCGCGCGTGCGGCGCTCGCGGCCGGCGTACGGCGCTACCTCCCGTGGCAGTTTGGGGTTGACTACGATGTCATTGGAAGAGATAGCGCGCAGGACCTTTTCGACGAACAGCTCGACGTGCGCGAACTGCTGCGCTCGCAAACCCGCACCGAATGGATCATCGTCTCGACAGGCATGTTCACCAGCTTTCTGTTCGATCCGGCGTTCGGCGTCGTCGATCTGGCCGAGCATACCGTGAACGCATTGGGAAGCTGGGATAACGCCGTGACGGTGACCACACCGGAAGACATCGCAACCTTGACCGCGGAGATTCTGTTCGCTGAACCGCGAATCTCGAACCAGGTCGTCTACGTCGCCGGCGACACGGTTACCTATCGACAAGTCGCCGATACCGTTGACGAGGTTCTGGGCATCAAGGTTCGCCGCAAGGAATGGACCGTGCCCGACCTGATCCGGCAATGGGACGAGAAGCCGCAGGATGCGCTGCGCAAGTATCGAGTGGTGTTTGCCCAAGGGCGCGGCGTCGCCTGGGACATGAAGCGTACGTTCAACGCGCAACGGAATATCCGGGTCTGCGGGCTGGACGAATGGGCTCGGGACAACCTGTCCTTCATGCCAGTCACCGCTTAG
- a CDS encoding LysR family transcriptional regulator yields the protein MDKLQAMATFVRVVEAQSFSKAAETLSMPRSSVTTIVKNLEAHLGAPLLRRSTRSLSLTEAGERYYASCQGILAEIANAESQVLPLGKAPRGRVRADMPGVIGRAIVLPRLSEFETRYPDIELVLGLSDRPTDLVYEGIDCAVRTGALADSTLVARRLGQLNWLTCASPRYLKQHGEPIAISELGDHRAINYVSNVTGRPFEWRFRVGKEDVSMTMQSRFSVNETEAYVQCGLEGLGLIQLSEFAVSAYLRSGRLKEVLAGVRCAPVPVSVVYPNKQATPAVRTFVDWIMEIVKPELTR from the coding sequence ATGGACAAACTTCAAGCGATGGCAACGTTTGTGCGCGTTGTCGAGGCACAAAGCTTCAGCAAGGCGGCAGAGACTTTGTCCATGCCCCGGTCGTCGGTGACGACGATCGTGAAAAACCTGGAGGCGCATCTGGGTGCGCCGCTGCTGCGCCGAAGCACGCGCAGCCTGAGTCTTACCGAGGCAGGGGAGCGCTACTACGCGTCGTGCCAAGGCATCCTCGCGGAGATCGCGAATGCGGAAAGCCAGGTATTGCCTCTTGGTAAAGCTCCGCGCGGACGGGTTCGCGCCGATATGCCTGGCGTCATCGGGCGAGCGATTGTCTTGCCGCGCTTGAGTGAATTCGAAACGCGCTATCCCGACATCGAGCTGGTGCTTGGACTAAGCGACCGGCCTACCGACCTTGTTTATGAAGGCATCGATTGCGCCGTCCGTACCGGCGCCCTGGCCGATTCGACGCTGGTCGCTCGCCGCCTCGGCCAGCTCAATTGGCTGACCTGTGCTTCGCCTCGTTATCTGAAGCAGCACGGCGAGCCGATTGCGATATCCGAACTGGGCGATCATCGCGCGATCAACTACGTATCAAATGTGACGGGCCGGCCTTTCGAATGGCGTTTCAGGGTGGGCAAGGAAGACGTGAGCATGACAATGCAGAGCCGCTTTTCCGTCAACGAGACGGAGGCTTACGTGCAGTGCGGCCTGGAGGGGCTGGGCTTGATACAGCTTTCGGAATTCGCGGTGTCGGCGTACCTGCGCAGCGGGCGACTGAAGGAAGTGCTCGCCGGGGTACGATGCGCACCCGTGCCGGTTTCGGTCGTCTACCCTAACAAGCAGGCTACGCCGGCCGTCAGGACGTTTGTCGACTGGATCATGGAGATCGTAAAACCGGAACTGACCCGGTGA
- a CDS encoding serine aminopeptidase domain-containing protein, translating to MSLGVILAGLPGGPSQASSATPTVTTASAGTVTATTPTSTSTPANALVAGAVLPSGVRYQFLARWDVDRLNRILQTDTPRFAGTNVTYTPARNAVNLYRVTYASVIPERGNLPTTATGLIAVPDIEQASLSLVSYQHGTVYGKHEVPSYPEQSPETQLMIAQFAGQGYAVIGADYFGLGDSAEPEGYMVKGSHQQASYDMLVAAKAVLADLKRSSGKLFLAGWSQGGFVTMVFLEKLEAAGVKVQGAATASAPVDVFVALNGFLNFPRPNDASWVTSLFILSAFSFENYYGEPGLARSLINPAYYEVSRKAYAREPFDPADVPTDLHKLIRAEYFNPKFFAASAYGRLVARTQAYRWVIQTPVRNYYGDSDEAISTGLGQLAATYQHALGAGNALVEAISTGPTTHRGTFAHAVPEWKSWFDGM from the coding sequence TTGAGTTTGGGCGTTATCCTGGCGGGCCTGCCGGGCGGACCGTCGCAGGCGTCCTCCGCCACGCCTACGGTCACCACGGCCAGCGCCGGCACCGTTACGGCAACCACTCCCACGTCCACATCCACCCCCGCCAATGCCTTGGTCGCGGGCGCCGTGCTGCCCTCGGGCGTGCGCTACCAGTTCCTGGCACGCTGGGACGTCGATCGCCTCAATCGCATTCTGCAGACCGATACTCCCCGTTTCGCCGGCACGAACGTGACATACACCCCGGCGCGCAACGCGGTGAATCTGTATCGCGTGACCTACGCGTCCGTTATTCCCGAGCGCGGCAATCTTCCTACCACCGCGACGGGCCTGATTGCCGTGCCGGACATCGAGCAGGCTTCATTGTCCCTGGTGTCCTATCAGCACGGCACCGTCTACGGCAAGCACGAGGTTCCCTCATATCCCGAGCAGTCCCCCGAAACGCAGCTGATGATTGCGCAGTTCGCGGGGCAGGGGTACGCGGTGATCGGTGCCGACTATTTCGGGCTGGGCGATTCGGCCGAGCCGGAAGGATATATGGTCAAGGGCAGTCATCAACAGGCCAGCTACGACATGTTGGTGGCCGCCAAAGCCGTGCTCGCGGACCTCAAGCGCAGCAGCGGCAAGCTGTTCCTGGCCGGATGGTCCCAGGGCGGCTTCGTGACCATGGTGTTCCTGGAGAAGCTGGAAGCGGCCGGCGTGAAAGTGCAGGGGGCCGCCACGGCCAGCGCGCCCGTCGATGTGTTCGTCGCACTGAACGGCTTCTTGAATTTCCCCCGGCCGAATGATGCCAGCTGGGTGACGAGCCTGTTCATCCTGTCGGCTTTTTCATTCGAGAACTATTACGGCGAACCCGGCTTGGCCCGCTCGCTTATCAATCCGGCCTACTACGAAGTGTCGCGCAAGGCCTATGCGCGCGAACCGTTCGATCCCGCCGATGTTCCGACGGACCTGCACAAGCTCATTCGAGCCGAATATTTCAACCCCAAGTTCTTCGCCGCCTCTGCCTATGGAAGGCTGGTCGCCAGGACGCAGGCGTACCGATGGGTCATCCAGACGCCGGTGCGCAACTATTATGGGGATAGCGACGAAGCGATCAGCACGGGCCTGGGACAGTTGGCCGCGACTTACCAGCATGCGCTGGGCGCCGGCAACGCGCTGGTGGAAGCGATTTCCACAGGGCCGACCACGCATCGCGGCACCTTTGCGCATGCCGTGCCTGAATGGAAATCGTGGTTTGACGGGATGTGA
- the murJ gene encoding murein biosynthesis integral membrane protein MurJ: MGKDSSGRHALLVAAGILCSRLMGLVRQRVFSHFFGLSDIADAFSSALRVPNFLQNLFGEGVLSASFIPVYARLLAQGKQKEADQVAGAVAAALALGISLIVVAGILATPWLIWAIAPGYVGEKRELTILLVRILFPGTGLLVGSAWCLGILNSHRRFFLSYSAPVIWNLAMIVTMVVFRHSSLPDLAVWLAWGTTLGCLLQVAIQLPPVLKLTGTLPLRPDGSNANVREVFRNFGAVVISRGIVQISSYVDQAISTLLGAGAMAAMTTAASISMLPVSLFGMAISASELPAMARSLGNDDSPDATAALRLRLNRGMRRIAFFVVPSAMAFFVLGDVITAALYQSGRFTHDDAVFVWAILAGSGVGLLASTLGRLYSSTYYALLDPRTPLRYALVRLVLTIGLGLICALYLPPLLGIAPQWGTVGLTASAGVAGWIELFLLRRTLNGRIGATGLPRSLLYTLWGAAAASAAAAFGIKIALGWQQPILLGIVVLGVYGCLYFAMTYIAKVEECRTFVQGFARRLKR; encoded by the coding sequence ATGGGCAAGGATAGCAGCGGGCGCCACGCCTTGCTGGTGGCGGCCGGCATCCTGTGCAGCCGGTTGATGGGGCTGGTCCGCCAGCGGGTTTTCTCGCATTTTTTCGGGCTCTCCGACATCGCGGACGCCTTCAGTTCGGCGCTGCGCGTTCCCAACTTCCTGCAAAACCTCTTCGGCGAAGGCGTACTCTCGGCGTCCTTCATCCCCGTGTACGCGCGCCTGCTGGCGCAGGGCAAACAAAAAGAAGCGGACCAGGTAGCAGGCGCCGTCGCCGCCGCGCTTGCGCTGGGGATTTCCCTGATCGTGGTGGCCGGCATCCTGGCCACGCCCTGGCTGATATGGGCAATCGCACCCGGCTACGTCGGCGAAAAGCGCGAACTGACCATCCTTCTTGTCCGGATCCTGTTCCCCGGGACCGGACTGCTGGTCGGTTCGGCCTGGTGCCTGGGCATCCTGAACAGCCACCGCAGGTTCTTCCTGTCGTATTCGGCCCCCGTGATCTGGAACCTTGCCATGATCGTCACCATGGTGGTGTTCCGTCATTCCTCCCTGCCCGACCTGGCGGTCTGGCTGGCTTGGGGAACGACATTGGGTTGCCTGCTGCAGGTCGCCATCCAACTGCCACCGGTCCTTAAGCTGACCGGCACGCTGCCCCTGCGCCCGGACGGATCCAACGCCAATGTGCGCGAGGTCTTCCGCAACTTCGGCGCGGTCGTCATCAGCCGGGGCATCGTGCAGATCAGCTCGTACGTCGACCAAGCCATTTCCACCTTGCTGGGCGCGGGTGCCATGGCGGCCATGACCACCGCGGCCTCGATCAGCATGCTGCCCGTCAGCCTGTTCGGCATGGCCATATCCGCGTCCGAATTGCCGGCGATGGCCCGATCGCTGGGCAACGACGATAGCCCGGATGCCACCGCCGCCCTGCGCTTGCGCCTGAACCGCGGCATGCGCCGCATCGCGTTTTTCGTGGTGCCTTCCGCCATGGCTTTCTTCGTGCTGGGCGATGTCATTACGGCGGCGTTGTATCAGTCCGGCCGGTTCACGCACGACGATGCCGTGTTTGTCTGGGCCATCCTGGCGGGCTCGGGCGTGGGATTGCTGGCGTCCACGCTGGGCCGCCTTTACTCGTCCACCTACTACGCCTTGCTCGATCCGCGTACACCCTTGCGCTATGCGTTGGTGCGCCTGGTACTGACGATCGGATTGGGACTGATCTGCGCCCTCTATCTACCGCCGCTGCTGGGCATCGCGCCCCAATGGGGCACCGTGGGCCTTACCGCCTCTGCCGGGGTGGCGGGATGGATAGAGCTATTCCTGCTTCGCCGCACCCTGAACGGGCGGATCGGCGCCACAGGACTGCCGCGCTCCCTGCTTTACACGCTGTGGGGCGCCGCCGCGGCCTCCGCCGCGGCGGCATTCGGGATCAAGATCGCGCTCGGCTGGCAGCAGCCGATACTCCTGGGCATCGTCGTGCTGGGCGTCTACGGTTGCCTGTATTTCGCCATGACATACATCGCGAAGGTCGAGGAGTGCCGGACTTTCGTGCAGGGGTTCGCGCGACGGCTGAAACGATAA
- a CDS encoding Bug family tripartite tricarboxylate transporter substrate binding protein, with product MKCTLLAAVCALAATVAGSASASGYPERPVTLVVPYPAGGTTDIAARTVAQAMAPFLGQALIVDNRSGAGGNIGMGVVKRAPPDGYTIGMGTIGTQAINQFIYKDMPFDPAKDFTPLALVLTTPNVIVVRADSNLKSMKDLVEQAKARKGKPMSYGSPGVGSSVHLTGAYLEQIAGIEMLHVPFRGVSAAMPALIGGQIDVLLDNLPSTFSQLKDGTRVRALAVTSAQRSPSLPDVPTVSESGIGNMDVTAWFALYAPAGIPDDVRDKLISAVQKALRTDAVKEQYKSLGAATGDMTGKDLAKFEDQERQRWGDLVRTRNITSN from the coding sequence ATGAAGTGCACTCTGTTGGCGGCGGTATGCGCACTGGCGGCGACGGTGGCCGGTTCGGCCTCCGCGTCCGGTTATCCGGAACGGCCCGTGACGCTTGTCGTACCTTATCCGGCGGGCGGGACGACCGACATCGCCGCGCGCACCGTCGCGCAGGCGATGGCGCCTTTCCTGGGCCAGGCGCTGATCGTGGACAACCGCTCGGGCGCGGGCGGCAACATCGGCATGGGCGTGGTCAAGCGGGCGCCGCCGGATGGGTACACGATCGGGATGGGGACCATCGGCACGCAGGCGATCAACCAGTTCATCTACAAGGATATGCCTTTCGATCCGGCGAAGGATTTCACGCCGCTGGCATTGGTGTTGACCACGCCCAATGTCATCGTCGTGCGCGCCGACTCCAACCTGAAATCAATGAAAGACCTGGTCGAGCAGGCCAAGGCCCGCAAGGGTAAACCGATGTCGTACGGCTCGCCGGGCGTCGGTTCGTCCGTGCACCTGACGGGTGCCTACCTGGAGCAAATCGCCGGCATAGAGATGCTGCATGTCCCGTTCCGTGGCGTTTCCGCGGCGATGCCTGCCTTGATCGGCGGACAGATCGACGTGTTGCTGGACAACCTTCCCAGCACGTTCAGCCAACTCAAGGATGGCACGCGCGTGCGTGCGCTGGCGGTTACCAGTGCCCAGCGGTCGCCGTCGCTGCCCGACGTGCCGACGGTGTCGGAGAGCGGCATCGGCAATATGGACGTGACGGCTTGGTTCGCCCTTTATGCCCCCGCCGGCATCCCCGACGATGTCCGTGACAAGCTTATAAGCGCTGTGCAAAAGGCGTTGCGGACCGATGCGGTGAAGGAACAGTACAAGTCGCTTGGCGCGGCCACCGGCGACATGACGGGCAAGGACCTGGCGAAGTTCGAGGACCAGGAACGCCAACGCTGGGGGGATCTGGTCAGGACTCGCAATATCACCAGCAACTGA